The Roseofilum reptotaenium CS-1145 sequence ACTCGGGTTCCCAGTTCCACTTTTTCATAAAGGGCAATCACATCCTTGTTAAACATACGCACACAGCCATGGGAAACATTGTGACCAATGGAATCGGGATTATTCGTTCCATGAAAACCAACTTGAGTTTTTCCATCTGTCCAAAAGCCAACCCATCGGGGGCCAAGGGGATTATCGGGACCAGGGCCGATTTTGTTTCCTGTCCATAGGCTTAAAAAGACCGGATCGACTTCCTTGTTAAACACTTCAAAGTCACCAGTGGGGGTTTCCCATCCCTCTTTACCCACAGCTACGGGATAGCTAGCCAGCTCTTCATCTCCTTTATAAACATAAACTCGTCGTTCTCCGAGTCTCAGAACCAGATGCACTGGAGTTTGACCAGGCAGATATTTTGCTGCTTCTCCCAGAGCAGGTACTTTGGGTGGGTCTTGAATTAAGGGCAGTTCACTCAGAAGGGGAATCGATTCAGAGCTTAGGGGAACTTCTCCTTCTAGAGCCTGAGTCGGTTGCATAAATAAGGGAGAGAGAAGCCCTAAGCTAATTAGGGTTAACGGGTGGATAGCTGAGAGTCTGGTTTTCATAAAGTGTTGCCTGACTTAATGCTGTAAGGTTAATCGATGGGAATTTTTACGGGGTTCAGTTACCGAAAATTGTAATGGGTAGATCGGAAAATTTCACCCTCGTTTAAGAGTTCAGATGGGTGGCCATCAAGCGATTTCTGAGTCGCTGAGGGTTTCCTTGGTCAACCACTTGGCCTTGGTCGAGCAAAAAAGCGCCATGACAATGGTCGAGTTCGTCAAGTCGATGGGTAACCCACAGGGCAGTTAGGCCCCGTTGAATGACCAGGTTTTTGACTTGAATCACCAATTCGAGTTGGGCTTCTCGGTCTAGGAGGGCACTGGGTTCATCTAGGAGCAGAACTTTACAGTGACGGGCGATCGCTCCAGCAATGGCGATCCTTTGTTTTTGGCCGCCACTGAGAGCGTAGATAGGCCGTCGTTTGAGATGAACCAGGTTGACGGCTTCCAAGGCTTCGTCAACCCGTTCTTGGACTTCCTGGATCGGTA is a genomic window containing:
- a CDS encoding L,D-transpeptidase, with translation MKTRLSAIHPLTLISLGLLSPLFMQPTQALEGEVPLSSESIPLLSELPLIQDPPKVPALGEAAKYLPGQTPVHLVLRLGERRVYVYKGDEELASYPVAVGKEGWETPTGDFEVFNKEVDPVFLSLWTGNKIGPGPDNPLGPRWVGFWTDGKTQVGFHGTNNPDSIGHNVSHGCVRMFNKDVIALYEKVELGTRVIVEP
- a CDS encoding energy-coupling factor ABC transporter ATP-binding protein, with the translated sequence MTGAIPNPPGIDVQNLSFDWPSGQSVLKACSLEVPQGEFWMLLGTNGSGKSTLLRTLAGLLDPQSGQINLESPVGFVFQNPDHQLVMPTVGADIAFGLVEEKLPIQEVQERVDEALEAVNLVHLKRRPIYALSGGQKQRIAIAGAIARHCKVLLLDEPSALLDREAQLELVIQVKNLVIQRGLTALWVTHRLDELDHCHGAFLLDQGQVVDQGNPQRLRNRLMATHLNS